The sequence TTCAATTCATGAGCCATAGCCTTGCTTTTTCATTATGTAATTCATGTCTCCCATATTCGCTCTCGGCGAACCACTCTGGATTAGATGCCCAGTCCCAAAGAAAATCCAACAGCTAGGAAAACTACCGTTGCCAAAACAACCGATTTATCGGTATTCAGTGGGCTTGCAGCATTCTTCTTATCATCTGTACCGGTGCTATTGCCACCACTAGAACTGTTCTGAGCAGAATCAGTGCCATTCCCATTTTGCTCCTTGATAGCCTGCACAACCATGCCATCCGAGTCGGTGCAGTTCTTCAGCTGCGTAGCCTTCTTTGTGAATCGAATATCGGCACAGTTATAGAGCGCGTTTCCAGACTCCCCGCTGGTAACGACTTGTAATGACGCGAGAGTGCCGTCGTTGATATCGTCCACCGGCACGGGAAGCTCCTTGACGCAGAACGTGCCGCGGCCGGTGACGTTGAGGAACTCTGGCGTGAGGGAGACGTTGAAGTTTGTGGTGTTGGCGCCGAGGCCGAGGTTGATGTAGACATAGGTCCAGGGGTGGTGGAGCTCAAGGGAGAGGGAGCCTCCGCCGATGGGCCAGTCTGTGATGTTGCCGGCTTTGTAGGGAACACCACCGCCTAGAATTGTGCTTTTGTTAGCGAACATATGGCTCTTTCATGGCGATGATACAAAGTCGTAGGACTTGgttgtggaggaggaggaggaggaggagaggcgtACATGGATAGTTCCATTGGCTGTACTTGTCGTCGTTTTCGGCGGCGAGGGTATCAGCTCGCCATTCGGGGTACGCGAGTTTGAAGTGCGCGTTGACGGCTTGCGaagcagccagagccagaatgATGGACTTGAACGCCATTGtgtttgtctttctttttccttccttttcagCTGTGTAATCtgtggccttttttttcttctttattttttttttatttttttttttttagggcTATGGGATGAATTgagagcagaagcagaaaagaggaatgaggaggagggagaggaaatgAGGAGAAAGCATTGTTGGACAAGATTGCATGTTGGCTCTTATATAGCAAATGAAGAACGAAGAGTAGTACGGACTTACATCAGGACCTTGTGGAACGTAGCTCCAGGATAGTACCAGGATACTAGGATAAGCTTGTTTTGAGCGTAATAGGTGCAGCGAATAGGGAATAAGAGGATCCGTTTTAGCTTCATATAGCTCTTCATAGACTGGAGGAGTTGTTTCTTGTGCCTCTTTAGTGTGAGCAAGTAAATCAGGTAGCGTccgttggtggtggttggGGCTAGTAGCCTGGTGTTAATATTCGCACCCAGTATGTCTCTTGTAAGGTGAATCGGTTTTTGCCCATGCACTATACAAATATACATTCGCTAGTCGCTTTTAATTGATTATTTAGTAAATGATTCATCATTTAGATACATGGCTTCTTGATTTAGTATgtagttaaattattaccATTGCGTACTGTATTAGCTGCCCTAGCTCTGATACTACTAACTGTATGAGTCTATCTCTTGAAAACGCCATCTACAATAATCTACTCCGTATAGATCTCAAATCATTTCACGGTTTAATTTTTCGTCGCTTTTCTTAGAGCAGCTTTGTTCCGTTCCCTCATCTCCTTCATAGCTCTTGTATTCTCCTCGGTCGCTCGTGTGTTCTCCTTGACTGCTTTTGTATTTTCATTGATGGCACTCATGAACTTTTCCAGAATGTCCACTGTGTCATCTTGCTTTTCATTTGGCCTTTCTCCTACCTCTCCAGAGCGAGGAGATTCACCTAGAGTGTCTCTGGCCGCATGGCGCGGCCTCTTGCTGCGTCTGTCGCGTGGATCAACTCCGGCTGCCTTCGGTATATTGTTGGCGGTGGCTTGTTTTCTCGATGCTGCATGTCGAGTAGGCCGCCGTTTCTTCCTCTTAGATGAACGCCACTTAATAAGTTCGTCGTCAGAAGAATTTCCTTCGCTCAGGAATTCAACGGTCCCTGTACTCATCTCACGGTGGTTATTCGGAGGTGTTTTAGTGAGCGGTAGACCTCCATTGCCCTGATGTCTTTGTAGACTGTCCTCCTCAGCTGGAGATTTTGGGACAGCAGGCTCTTGTGCttctctggctctggcgTTTTCGGATTTGAAGGAGAGCGTGTAATCCTCGCTGTAACCAAATGATTCAAAACTTGCATTTGGATATCTGTCTCTAACGAGTCGCGtaatctttttgctcttgtaGAGCTGCTTGTCATAGATGATTCGAAGCGCAACAACATGGGCCCATGTCACGCCGTTAGTCACCATGTGTCTCGTGATATAATGATTCGTAATTTTGCCAATTGTTGAGGGCGCCAGCGATGCATGTTCAACAATGACTGGCCATGCATCAAGTGCTTCGGCATCCCAAGTGTGGCAATGCTCTTCATACACATCTCGAAGACGTTTGTATAAATCTTGTTCTGCTTGTGTGTTGAAGAGGCATGGCGGATATGATCGTGTGCCTTGTAGATTCAATTTTGCTGACAGTGGAGATTGAGGCATGGTTACTGGTTGgtgaagaaaggagaaaagactTTCGTATGAAAGAGGTGGAAGTGGAAGGAAGGGGAGGGAGGAGAATAAATgaatgaggaggaagaagagagaggaagggagtggaagaaaaggaatctattaaataaaggaaggaaaggaatcGATATCAAGAGATACCACAGGAAATTGCGATTACCTCAGGCATTTGCAGCTCTTCAGTGCCTTGAATGAATTTCTTAAGCAATTCGAAGAAAGTTCTATTATTACACAAAACTACATGTATAAAACTACATGATGCGTGCACAGAAGTTgaaatactaaaaatacgTTCTTTAATTAGTACAACTGCTTAGCTCGCATTATCCCACGAAGATTATCCCAAGATAATGAGGGCATTATGccataaaaaaaggatatcAACGCATCGGTAAgagaattaaaagaaaagaaaaaaaaaaaaaaaaaaaaaatatcctcTCGCCATATAATTCCAACAATCATCTTCAGCTACGcgtataaaagaaattagaGAGAGTAAATCAAGTTTCCCAAGTTACCTCTAAGGAACCATACCTGTGGTAGTAATAGGTTAGGTGCCTACCATGACCAGTGCTTGTGCCCACTTCGCACAGTACCGCGGATAATGGCAACACAACCACAAACTGTAGACATTAGTTCAAGACCGAGGCAACAAAGGCGATAGCATGATGGTACAAGTTCACATCCTAGGACCCTATTTCGACTTACACGCGATGCCTGAACATACTGTAGGAAccaaataggaaaaaaagcCACCCAATGGCCATGTGGGCGCGCCAAGCCAATggttctttgttttcttagCCTATCCATTCCACGCTTGCGTGTGTTTGAGCAAGTTTTTCCCCCCGTCCAAGGCACAAAATAGCGGTATGGACATTCTGCGTCGATAGAATGAAGAAAGCGGCATAACAGCATGTGTCAACTTCTGCTGCAATTGGTGCAAATATGGCGTAGCAGCGTCGAGTAAAATATACAGCCGCAGCGACTACCTCTCGCTGACTCGAACCTCCATTACACGCAGCATCTTTTCTATCTCTAGCATGAGCGACGTAAAATTAGTCTTTATATACAAGCCGCCATACGTTTCATGTATCTAAAAGCAACATCCTTAATCTCATAGCTTTGACCCTCCCGAGGCAGACTCTTTCTCCTCCGCGAGCACATCTTCCCTCAGCCGCACCTCTACCTGAGAAGGTCCCGCCTTGCCAAAGCTCACCAGGACGACTCTTTCCCAATCACCGCCCCTATCCGAGTCCTTGAGCTCGAGGCCTGGCTTCTCCAAGCCCAGAACGACTCTCTTATCGCTCTTCCTGACGAACAGGTGATATGGGCTAATCACCTTGTCGGCCCACGGTATGCCCGACGTGACGTGGCCTTTGGCCTTTTCCGTATCTACCGTTGGGGTGGTCTTTAAGAATTTGAGGAGCTGTTTGCGCTGCCTTGTATAATAGATGGGCCCTTCTTCGACTGATGCCGTCGGGCCCTTGAGGAACTTTGCGAGCAGGGTGAGGATGTAGCACTGAGGCGGGAACAGAATCATTTCATTAGAAGCCACGCGCGAAAGGAACGTCTGCGGAGGGGCGAATATGGCTTCCGTGTGCTCGACGCCGCCGTCCGGAGTTGGGACCAGCATCTCAGACGGTACTCCAGACCGTGAAATAGGGAGCATATACAGGTACATCTGAGTGGTGAAGCGCTTCCCAACGCCAACGGGCGTCAGCCACCTCGTGAAGGGGACAAGCGCATCTAAACACGGAATCGTTAATCAACCAAATCATGGGAAGAagatagaagaaagaaaaaaaaaaaaagtcttccTCGGAACACACCTAAGTCAGCTTCTGCGCCAATCGACCGCAGCCAGTCCGCAAACCTAATCTGGCTCCCGTggatcttcttcctcgcctcGTCCCTCTCCTGCTGAGGCAGATCAACCAAGCGGCCATCCTTCTTGGCGAGCAAAATACCCGTCTCCTCAAAGCACTCTCGGATAGCGCCCAGCCTGTATGCCGGACCGTCGCGATGGCGGTCCTGCGTCCCGGGAGCCGGGATGTCGCCGTCATGGAACGCATCCAGGTTGCCGCCTGGAAAGACATGCGCAGACGCAAACGAGGTCGAGGTCTTGACtcgatgcagcagcaagacttCGTTGGTGGGAGACAGGAGCACAATTGAGGAACTAGGCCGCGGCTCAGGGATTGGCTTCTTTGCCGAgtctttctcttgctgcgGAGCCGCAGGCTGTGAGTAGAGGCGCGTCCAGGTTTGTGGTTTTGACGCCATGATGGTAGGGCTGAGATGGGCTGGACGAAGACGCTGGACGGTTGGTCTTTGTGCTGATGAAGCCAAGTTGCTAATGCGCCGAGACAATGGCCTGCTTACAGCGTATGAGGCCGGATTCATTGCAGCAAAGGAAACGGCAGGGATGCGCCGCCAAACGGGGTGAGATATACTTTGAGTGTTGCTCTCACAAGTGGCTGCGTGGCACGGTGCAGAGCTGGCGAGGAGCCGAGGTCCGGCTCCACGGCTCGATTTTGCGGGGAAGCGCGCCTTTGGCTCTCCAGACCCCGTAAAGAATGCGACTCCGCGCTCCGAGATATGGGGCCCGATCTCATGCTACAGGGCGGCAATACACGGGCCGTCAACGGCGACGAGTTATAAATGTGCTTATGTATAATATTCTTCATGTTGCTAGGAATGATAATCTGCGGGATTCGAAGTATGTGTCGTGGGAAACGTTAGACTATATACAAatctcatatatatacaacatgagagagagagagaaaaaacgCCCCCATTAAAAAACGCCAGATGCTCatgctcatcttcttcattaATACCGTTTCCTCTCTTTACCACGCAAATTCACTTTCCACAGACAGCATATACTCTTAGACTCACACCACTGCTTGACTTCCATCGTGCTCACTTCACCATCAAAGCCCACGCGTGTTAGTTGCCCGCAATTCAGCCACGTCGTAAAATCTTCGAGCACAATCGGGTCGTACAGCAATATTTTCTCATGCCAGGAAGGATTTGTCGGATCCGTTGTCCGTGGCGCTGACTGCACGGCTTTAGTGATGTACTCGTACCCGAGCGACTGATCTCCAGATAAATTGAGATCTGTATCGTCCATGATAGATGTGGAGAGGTCTACGCGAGGCTGTGAAAAAGGAAGGCCGGGAGAGGAGGCCGGGTCTGAGGATAAGCTGTGCTCGCTCTCCGATGCGGAATCAGGAATCTCCACAATTACTTTGGCCGCCTTTGGCTTGCGCTTTTGCGTCGTGGGGGTTTGGGTTGACGGCTTTGATGgagtcttctttctcttcgaaGGACCCGCCATGGTATCGTTTGTAGCAGTAACAGACTTTCTAGGCCTCCCACGAGGTTTCGACGGCGATACAGGAGGTTGTGCGGATGGTGGTGGTTCCTGTATTTCTGGTGTACTCGAGGCGCTATTCTTCCTCGGCCTTCCCCGTGGAGTCTGAATGTTACCATTCAAGGCACTTTTTTCTGTGGCTGCGGAGGTAGTAAACGCCCTCGTAAAAGGAGGCTGTTGTAtactgcttttgctttgccaGCACTGCTCTAACAAGGAGATTTTTGCTTGGCGCGATTTGATCGCTTTGAACCCGTACGAAGCAACTTCTTTAGAGAGCTGAGCATCTGTAAACAATTCGAATGAGGGCTTTGAACCATGATGCTGGGCTTGATCTGGATTGCTTGTGTCATGAAGTTTGTGTGCCTTTGAAGACTGGGTTTCATCAACCGGGTTGAACACTTTCTTCAGGGGAGACTCGACTGAATATTCGCCATCTGCTAATACAGAGTCGTCATTGATTACTTTGATGGGTTTGGCGCCATCGGAGAGAACCTCGGTGGTGTTGATAAGGGGGCTGCTTGGTAGCCCAGTTTGGGCTCCAATGGCATTCATCGTGGTCATTGTAGTCTTTTTGTCTCCACTAATATAGCCAAATggatcatcatcatcgaatAGCGCGGGTAATGGTTCAGATGATCTTTCAATAATCTTGTTGATTTCAAGATCAAACAGATCTCCATCAATGTCACGAGCGCTAGCAGCCCATAGCTTCTTCCGCTCTGGAGGTTCGATACCGTCACTATTTAGAGGAGTGTCAAGATCCACGTATTCAACTCGATTTGAGTGCCTCATCGCAGCCTGAAGATCGCGCAAAAAGGTGGGTGAGTTCTCAATCGCTAATTGGCTCGATGTTCCAAACACAAAATCTTGTCTTGCAACTTCTTGAAGCGCCTCTGCTGGGGGTAATAAGATTGGCGAAGGTGGcgatgtttttttctttttcttggccgTAGCTTTTGTCGTTTTCCTTGTAGTCTTTTTCTTGGATTCTTCTCCGGTGGCTGGATCTGGTTCGTTGTGTGTCATTGTGATAGTAGAATCGCCTATCCCTACTGGCATTGGCTCAAGCGGGGCTGGCACTCTGTACGCTGAGGTTGCAATCTCTGTTATGGTGCGTGGTCTTTTCCTTGGTGCCTTTTGCTTCACAGGAGACCTGTCCTTGGCTTCAGGTGCTGCAGTTGTGACAACAAGCTCGAGAAGCTTTCGTTTTCCCAAAGCATTGACAGCATTGGCTCCTTCTCCTGATGGCGTCGAAACATCTTGCTGTAAGCTACCTGTGCATTTGTAGGCTTCGAGTATCTGTTCAAagcttttgcttgcttcgTGAAGGTCTGGCGAATGTATATCCtcaagagaagagcaagacTGTACCTCAtgagaagccgaagccttATTAGATGGGGGTGTCCAGTCAACTCTTCGAACCATAGCCGATTCCAATCCTAGCGGCTCATTAACATCATTTCCATCTCGCTTGGAGTTTGGCCCCACTACTTGAGGTAGGTCGCTTGCTGGTCGTGGTGATGATATATTTCCGCAATCTTCAGGTTTAGCCTCCCTGGCTTCAGGACTGTCGCCTTTAATATACTCCGTTTTTGACTTGAATTTTTTCCAGGGCTGATCTTTTGCGGGAGAGCTAGATTGCGCTCTGAATCTTGGTGGCGCCGCATGATTTCTCTGAGCCACCGGAGTATGTGTAAGGGGAGGATCAATGATGCATAAAGAactgtcatcatcgtctgcaATACCAGACCTCTTCGAGGCTGACGGAGTTGGATCCGCAGCCAGAGTTTTGGACTGTTTCTTGTTACCGCTGCCTTTGACTGCTGGCTCTTCGTCGGATGAAATGACCAGTGCGTTGTCGCTATGTCTTGGTGGTCGGATCCTAGCCCCGGGCGATATTATGTCTCCGATAACAGGCAAATcaggagatgaagagcgAAAGAAATGCGACGTTTGCCTAGCACTATGTGACGGTGAGGGCAGAAAGGCATTAGGTGTTGCCATCACGCCCGCAGCAAACCTCTGAGAGCGCAGAGCGCATCTCAGATAGTGGACGCGCAGTAACACAGTCAACGCGTCTGATTGCAATCATATATACCAAAGATAACCGCACGGAAGATGTATCCCCTCTTCTCAGCCCTTTGCCAATCTCATTTCCCCGTAGTTCGGAGCGGATGTTGTCAACGCCGGATCGTCAACTAGCCAGAAGCCTCCCGATGGCGTCCAGCGGGGCGGATTGATCGCCAAAGCGTCGCGAAGTCACATGATAGATCAGCTGACGCACAACCCTCGCCGCACCAACGAAAATTCCGATTAGGACGGGAAATTTTTTGAGTAGCCCACCAAAGAACGGCCGTCGATATCTCCCTCCGCCAAACCGCATCCTAAACTCCCTCTACACCACCACACCACCCCTCCCTCACAGCCAAAATGGAGAACGACCGTGGCGAGATCGTCGACCTGTAAGGACCTTTACAAAGTCCTGCCGAAGGAATGTCGAAATACTGATTGCCGTCCGTCTAGCTACGTCCCGCGCAAGTGCAGCGCTACCAACCGcatcatcaaggccaaggaccaCGGCTCCGTCCAGatctccatcgccaaggTCGACGAGAACGGCCGTGCCGTCCCCGGAGAGAACCACGTCTACGCCCTATGCGGCTTTGTCCGTGCCATGGGTGAGTCTGACGACTCTCTGAACCGATTGGCTCAGCGTGATGGTCTTGTCAAGGCTGTCTGGAGCGCCCAGCGATAAATTTCtcaaaaaaaatttaaaatttggAAGAGGTACGAAGAGCCGGGCAACGATATCGAATACGGAAACCAGGTTGACTGACCGCGCGAGTAGGGATTAGCATGGGTATGAAAGGCGGGTGTGGAAACTAGAGTTGGCTGCATGTAGCAAATCCAATTCAAGGCGTTTTGGCTCCGTTTCAAGACAAAATTTCGACGTGGAAATATGCGACTCGGATGTGACGTTTATTAAatactcttctttttttttttcgccccaTTATGAATACCTACCGGCTAGCGAAGTCTCCTCGAACGAGCATTAACCTGCGTTCTTTGGTCGGGGATTCTGGAGCTGCTCCGATGGTTCCCAAGCCgaagattaaaaactttGGCCTTCAAAAAGCTGTGGCGGTTA comes from Trichoderma asperellum chromosome 3, complete sequence and encodes:
- a CDS encoding uncharacterized protein (SECRETED:SignalP(1-18)~EggNog:ENOG41~TransMembrane:1 (n5-13c18/19o207-225i)) → MAFKSIILALAASQAVNAHFKLAYPEWRADTLAAENDDKYSQWNYPCGGVPYKAGNITDWPIGGGSLSLELHHPWTYVYINLGLGANTTNFNVSLTPEFLNVTGRGTFCVKELPVPVDDINDGTLASLQVVTSGESGNALYNCADIRFTKKATQLKNCTDSDGMVVQAIKEQNGNGTDSAQNSSSGGNSTGTDDKKNAASPLNTDKSVVLATVVFLAVGFSLGLGI
- a CDS encoding uncharacterized protein (EggNog:ENOG41) — protein: MPQSPLSAKLNLQGTRSYPPCLFNTQAEQDLYKRLRDVYEEHCHTWDAEALDAWPVIVEHASLAPSTIGKITNHYITRHMVTNGVTWAHVVALRIIYDKQLYKSKKITRLVRDRYPNASFESFGYSEDYTLSFKSENARAREAQEPAVPKSPAEEDSLQRHQGNGGLPLTKTPPNNHREMSTGTVEFLSEGNSSDDELIKWRSSKRKKRRPTRHAASRKQATANNIPKAAGVDPRDRRSKRPRHAARDTLGESPRSGEVGERPNEKQDDTVDILEKFMSAINENTKAVKENTRATEENTRAMKEMRERNKAALRKATKN
- a CDS encoding uncharacterized protein (EggNog:ENOG41); its protein translation is MATPNAFLPSPSHSARQTSHFFRSSSPDLPVIGDIISPGARIRPPRHSDNALVISSDEEPAVKGSGNKKQSKTLAADPTPSASKRSGIADDDDSSLCIIDPPLTHTPVAQRNHAAPPRFRAQSSSPAKDQPWKKFKSKTEYIKGDSPEAREAKPEDCGNISSPRPASDLPQVVGPNSKRDGNDVNEPLGLESAMVRRVDWTPPSNKASASHEVQSCSSLEDIHSPDLHEASKSFEQILEAYKCTGSLQQDVSTPSGEGANAVNALGKRKLLELVVTTAAPEAKDRSPVKQKAPRKRPRTITEIATSAYRVPAPLEPMPVGIGDSTITMTHNEPDPATGEESKKKTTRKTTKATAKKKKKTSPPSPILLPPAEALQEVARQDFVFGTSSQLAIENSPTFLRDLQAAMRHSNRVEYVDLDTPLNSDGIEPPERKKLWAASARDIDGDLFDLEINKIIERSSEPLPALFDDDDPFGYISGDKKTTMTTMNAIGAQTGLPSSPLINTTEVLSDGAKPIKVINDDSVLADGEYSVESPLKKVFNPVDETQSSKAHKLHDTSNPDQAQHHGSKPSFELFTDAQLSKEVASYGFKAIKSRQAKISLLEQCWQSKSSIQQPPFTRAFTTSAATEKSALNGNIQTPRGRPRKNSASSTPEIQEPPPSAQPPVSPSKPRGRPRKSVTATNDTMAGPSKRKKTPSKPSTQTPTTQKRKPKAAKVIVEIPDSASESEHSLSSDPASSPGLPFSQPRVDLSTSIMDDTDLNLSGDQSLGYEYITKAVQSAPRTTDPTNPSWHEKILLYDPIVLEDFTTWLNCGQLTRVGFDGEVSTMEVKQWCESKSICCLWKVNLRGKERKRY
- the CRP7 gene encoding 40S ribosomal protein eS21, which encodes MENDRGEIVDLYVPRKCSATNRIIKAKDHGSVQISIAKVDENGRAVPGENHVYALCGFVRAMGESDDSLNRLAQRDGLVKAVWSAQR